ATAAATACCATAAAACACGCAGATGTCTTTATTCATCTATCTGGCGCTAATATAGCGGATTCTTTCTGGACACAAAAAAGAAAAAAAATTTTATTTGACAGTAGAGTAAAAACAACAGAATTTCTCGCTCAATCTATCGTACAACTCAACGACATTAATAAGAAATTTTTCGTTGCATCTGCGATAGGCTATTATGGGGCAAATCCACTTCCAAACACGGATGAAACAGGTGTCAAAGGAGTTGGATTTTTATCTGATTTGTGTGAAGCATGGGAAAAAGCAGGACAATCAACAATTAATTCTCACATTAAAACTGTATTTATGAGATTTGGTGTTGTTATGGGTGGCTCGGGTGGATTTTTGCAAAAAATGGCTAAAATTTATAAATGGGGATTAGGCGGAATTCTCGGAAACGAAGATGCCTATATCAGCTGGATAGCAATTGAGGATTTATGCTCTGCAATACACTTCCTTCTGTTAAAAGAAAATATAGATGGGGTATTTAATTTCGTTTCTCCTCATCCCCTAACACAAAAAGAATTAGCAACTTATTTATCAAAGACATTAAGACGTCCATCTTTTTTAAGAGTACCCTCATTTATTTTAGAATGGCTTTTAAGAGATATGGGACGTGAGTTATTTCTTGCTAACCAAAATATATACCCAGCACGTCTTATAAAAGAAGGATTCCAGTTTTCATATTCGCATCTTCATGAATACATCGAATATCTGTATAAAGAACAGATGTTATAGAAGTGAAATGGCTAAAAAGGAAATCCCTGCCAAGAATAAGATTAAAAGAAGGAACAAACCCCAAACAAGTACGCCACCAACAGGAAAAACTTCGTGAAATCTCCTGACCTGAACTATTGTCTTTGGTAGGCTTAAAATATCTTTTATGCCAAACTTTTCCTTATCACCAACAGCAATCCAGAACTTTCCTTCTCGGGGTTCAGGCAAATAAGCCACAAGATAATAACTATCTGTCTTCGGAAGAACATATTCTTTTATCGGAAATATCCATGAATCTGTCC
The sequence above is a segment of the Candidatus Hydrogenedens sp. genome. Coding sequences within it:
- a CDS encoding TIGR01777 family oxidoreductase — its product is MQLVISGASGFVGSRLYSYLSEQGHICYTLVRHQPKNASEIFWDPYNKIIDINTIKHADVFIHLSGANIADSFWTQKRKKILFDSRVKTTEFLAQSIVQLNDINKKFFVASAIGYYGANPLPNTDETGVKGVGFLSDLCEAWEKAGQSTINSHIKTVFMRFGVVMGGSGGFLQKMAKIYKWGLGGILGNEDAYISWIAIEDLCSAIHFLLLKENIDGVFNFVSPHPLTQKELATYLSKTLRRPSFLRVPSFILEWLLRDMGRELFLANQNIYPARLIKEGFQFSYSHLHEYIEYLYKEQML